One window from the genome of Paraneptunicella aestuarii encodes:
- the acuI gene encoding acrylyl-CoA reductase (NADPH) gives MYKSLLVDKNEQGYQTLLTELSDDFLTEGDVLVDVAFSTINYKDALAITGKAPVVRQFPLVPGIDFAGTVAQSAHAHFKAGDKVLLNGFGVGEKHHGGLAQKARVNGDWLIPLPAAISAEQAMVIGTAGYTAMLCVIALEKHNIKPESGDVLVTGATGGVGSWAVKILSELGYRVVASTGSMAQSDYLKSLGASEIIDRAELSQPGKPLMKERWAAAIDSVGSTTLANVCASIQYGGAVAACGLAQGMDFPATVAPFILRGVSLLGVDSVMRPLQDRIEAWERLAQMDMADYIDAIATKITLHECVAKADELLKGQITGRLLVDVNA, from the coding sequence ATGTACAAATCATTACTTGTTGATAAGAACGAGCAGGGCTATCAGACCTTGCTTACTGAGCTTTCCGATGACTTTTTAACGGAAGGGGATGTGTTGGTTGATGTGGCTTTTAGCACCATTAATTACAAAGATGCTTTGGCGATTACCGGTAAAGCGCCGGTTGTTCGCCAGTTTCCTTTAGTGCCGGGTATTGATTTTGCGGGTACTGTGGCTCAAAGCGCCCATGCGCATTTTAAGGCCGGCGACAAAGTGCTGCTGAATGGTTTTGGTGTGGGTGAAAAGCATCATGGCGGTTTGGCACAAAAGGCGAGGGTGAATGGTGATTGGCTCATCCCTTTGCCGGCAGCGATTTCCGCTGAACAGGCAATGGTTATTGGTACGGCGGGTTATACCGCAATGTTGTGTGTCATTGCTTTGGAAAAGCACAATATCAAACCCGAAAGTGGTGATGTGTTGGTGACAGGTGCAACTGGCGGTGTTGGCAGTTGGGCGGTGAAAATTCTGTCGGAGTTGGGCTATCGCGTTGTTGCCTCAACGGGCAGTATGGCGCAGTCTGATTATCTTAAGTCGTTGGGAGCCTCGGAGATTATCGACCGTGCTGAATTATCGCAGCCGGGTAAACCTTTAATGAAAGAGCGGTGGGCGGCTGCCATTGATTCTGTGGGTAGTACCACTTTGGCGAATGTGTGCGCGAGTATTCAATATGGCGGCGCGGTTGCGGCTTGTGGTTTGGCGCAAGGTATGGATTTTCCTGCGACTGTAGCGCCTTTTATTCTTCGCGGTGTGAGCCTGTTAGGTGTTGATAGTGTGATGCGCCCATTGCAAGATCGAATCGAAGCCTGGGAGCGTTTAGCTCAGATGGATATGGCGGATTATATTGATGCTATTGCTACCAAAATCACCTTGCATGAGTGTGTTGCTAAAGCCGATGAACTGTTGAAAGGGCAGATCACCGGGCGCTTGCTGGTGGATGTTAACGCATAA
- a CDS encoding LOG family protein, protein MKRICVYCGSSPGNSPIYYEAAKALAHELVERGFGLVYGGASIGVMGKIANAVLENGGEVIGVIPQALVDKEVSHHGLTELKIVSSMHERKAAMADYADGFIALPGGLGTFEELFEVLTWAQLGFHQKPIGVLNVQGYYDKLSQFVDHAVEQGFMKQAHRDMMLMADDASCLLDLMRDYVPLNVEKLIHRDET, encoded by the coding sequence ATGAAAAGGATCTGTGTTTACTGTGGCTCTAGCCCGGGTAACTCTCCTATTTATTACGAAGCGGCAAAAGCCCTGGCTCATGAGTTGGTGGAGCGAGGTTTTGGTTTGGTGTACGGCGGAGCCAGTATTGGTGTGATGGGTAAAATTGCCAATGCTGTACTGGAAAATGGCGGTGAAGTCATTGGTGTTATTCCGCAAGCCTTGGTGGATAAGGAAGTCTCACATCATGGATTAACCGAGCTTAAAATCGTTAGTTCTATGCACGAGCGTAAGGCGGCAATGGCGGATTATGCCGATGGTTTTATTGCGCTTCCGGGCGGTTTGGGTACGTTCGAGGAATTATTTGAAGTGCTGACCTGGGCTCAGCTTGGGTTTCACCAAAAGCCTATTGGTGTGCTGAATGTGCAAGGCTATTACGACAAGTTATCTCAGTTTGTTGATCATGCGGTTGAACAGGGCTTTATGAAGCAAGCGCACCGCGACATGATGCTGATGGCAGATGACGCCAGTTGTTTACTGGATTTAATGCGCGACTATGTGCCGTTAAATGTGGAAAAGCTGATCCATCGTGATGAAACCTGA
- a CDS encoding alcohol dehydrogenase catalytic domain-containing protein — protein sequence MSNTDYLAWQFQGKNTSLQLATKTLNRNLQPDEILVKNQTIGINPVDWKLIQNNPQNWPVGHTPGVDGAGTVIKIGAQVPGNLLGKQVSYHQALALPGSFAEYTILKYNRVIKIPEHFPMPEAAATPCPMLTAILASEKIPVKANKRVLISGFGSVNKILTQILHKQGFSIDLLSASANQTQAEFLGITHIYRRVEALNSNYYAIFDATSPQRATELTQYLSANGHIVCIRGRVENHQFEPFTKTISYHEVALGALHHFGSDEDWQVLISKGEALLSDHLHNKLQLDSPVVFPFSDINQALTHSEKIRTKAVVAIT from the coding sequence ATGAGTAATACTGACTACTTGGCATGGCAATTTCAGGGAAAGAATACCTCTCTACAACTAGCAACTAAAACACTCAACCGCAATCTCCAGCCTGATGAAATACTTGTTAAAAATCAAACAATTGGCATCAACCCGGTAGACTGGAAACTGATTCAAAACAATCCGCAAAACTGGCCTGTAGGGCATACGCCCGGCGTTGATGGCGCGGGAACAGTAATAAAAATCGGGGCACAAGTACCGGGAAACCTTCTGGGCAAACAAGTTAGCTATCATCAAGCGTTAGCTCTACCCGGTAGTTTTGCCGAATATACGATTTTAAAATACAACCGAGTCATAAAAATTCCTGAACATTTCCCAATGCCAGAGGCCGCAGCCACGCCTTGCCCAATGCTCACCGCCATATTAGCGTCCGAGAAAATTCCAGTAAAAGCCAACAAACGAGTTCTGATATCCGGGTTTGGTTCTGTTAATAAAATCCTGACTCAAATACTGCACAAGCAAGGCTTTAGCATCGACCTCCTATCAGCCAGTGCCAATCAAACTCAAGCAGAATTTCTTGGCATCACTCATATTTACCGAAGAGTCGAAGCATTAAACAGCAATTATTACGCTATTTTCGACGCCACCAGCCCACAAAGAGCCACAGAATTAACTCAATATCTATCGGCAAATGGGCATATTGTCTGTATTCGGGGCCGGGTAGAAAATCACCAGTTTGAACCTTTCACTAAAACTATTTCCTATCATGAAGTCGCACTGGGAGCATTACATCATTTTGGCAGCGATGAAGATTGGCAAGTGTTAATCAGCAAAGGCGAAGCGCTACTTTCAGATCATCTTCACAACAAACTTCAGCTCGATAGCCCCGTCGTATTTCCATTCTCCGACATAAACCAGGCGCTAACTCATAGTGAAAAGATAAGAACGAAAGCGGTTGTGGCAATAACCTAA
- a CDS encoding glutamate--cysteine ligase — protein MGQFFQQEDFNTEQYQEFVSRLYQQLDDLKSLLDDSKLEQGDTSIGAELELYLVDRAFNPRMINQQILEIANNPQLTEELNRYNMEFNLSPVMAQGKPFTTMDKELRGTLDSVQSIADGLNSQVMAIGILPTLQHKDLERHCMTDLPRYRVLTKAISDLRGEAFHININGDESLQTYCDEVTLEGANTSFQLHLRVPQSRFKNMYNAAQLVTPLLVAISANSPLFMDKKLWHETRIALFKQSIDSRVDHHNSHWKNPPRVHFGNGWVREGVWELFAENVALYPPIIPLLSEDNAFAELSMHHGTVWNWNRAVFDSGKDQHLRIEFRALPAGPTVTDMMANAALAIGLTQALADDVDGFISKLPFTYAEYNFYRAAQYGLNARILWPQPKQQALQEVSIVDVIQALLPLAAQGLAQLHVEPGEIDHLMSVIEERLAHKQTGAIWQLNKVAEHEKTHSRRDSLNLMLSQYLQNMIEGEPVSKWK, from the coding sequence ATGGGGCAATTCTTTCAGCAGGAAGACTTTAACACCGAGCAGTATCAAGAGTTTGTTTCTCGCTTGTATCAGCAGTTGGATGATTTAAAGAGCCTGTTGGATGACTCTAAACTGGAACAGGGCGATACCTCAATAGGCGCGGAGTTGGAATTGTATCTGGTTGATAGAGCATTTAATCCTCGCATGATTAACCAGCAAATTCTGGAAATTGCCAATAACCCGCAGCTAACAGAAGAATTGAACCGCTACAATATGGAGTTCAATTTGTCGCCAGTTATGGCGCAAGGTAAGCCTTTTACGACAATGGATAAGGAGTTGAGAGGAACGCTGGACTCTGTTCAAAGTATTGCCGATGGTTTGAATTCTCAAGTGATGGCGATTGGCATCTTACCCACTTTGCAGCATAAAGATCTTGAGCGCCATTGTATGACGGATTTACCTCGTTACCGTGTGTTAACCAAGGCGATATCTGATTTGAGAGGCGAAGCCTTTCACATCAACATCAATGGTGATGAGTCGTTGCAAACTTACTGTGATGAAGTGACGTTGGAAGGGGCGAATACCTCATTTCAGCTGCATTTGAGAGTGCCTCAGAGCCGCTTCAAGAATATGTACAATGCTGCACAGTTAGTCACGCCGTTGCTTGTGGCTATTTCTGCCAATTCACCTTTATTCATGGATAAAAAGCTGTGGCATGAAACGCGAATTGCCTTGTTTAAACAGTCCATTGATAGCCGTGTTGATCATCACAATAGCCATTGGAAGAACCCTCCCAGAGTTCACTTTGGTAACGGTTGGGTGCGCGAAGGGGTATGGGAATTATTCGCCGAGAACGTCGCACTTTATCCTCCTATTATTCCTTTATTATCTGAAGACAACGCTTTTGCAGAATTATCCATGCATCATGGAACGGTGTGGAATTGGAACCGTGCGGTGTTTGATTCTGGCAAAGACCAGCATCTGAGAATTGAGTTCCGCGCTTTACCTGCTGGCCCAACAGTGACGGATATGATGGCTAATGCCGCTCTGGCGATTGGCCTGACTCAAGCGCTAGCGGATGATGTTGATGGGTTTATCAGCAAGTTACCTTTTACTTATGCCGAATATAATTTTTATCGTGCCGCGCAATATGGCCTCAATGCCCGTATTTTGTGGCCGCAACCGAAACAACAGGCATTGCAGGAAGTGAGTATCGTTGACGTTATTCAGGCTTTATTGCCTTTAGCGGCACAAGGCTTGGCGCAATTGCATGTCGAACCGGGCGAAATCGATCATTTAATGTCGGTTATTGAAGAGCGCTTAGCACACAAACAAACGGGGGCGATCTGGCAATTGAACAAGGTCGCTGAGCATGAAAAAACGCATTCTCGCAGAGACAGT
- a CDS encoding AraC family transcriptional regulator yields MNTNTSQSSYSVHQVALDLLLAGCVSKGLKPADLLEKIGEQRNFFSIEGNRLPSRKLGKLLRLASITLNDETLGFLQRPTKLGGTELALTSAMSATTLKQAIQNLGRFCSLVHDDMNLILTESEQEAKLSLHLSPMQSSTPVAQKPAIFVMMVLLFLVRWMSWSVNRQVMLNHVTMQAPEPVFAEDVDTIFPCQHSFHHIENALIFSRDYLDLPLEHKAEDVPAFVKTLPDFVTTRFVDSNLTGQIKRMLKKRDNIESLPLKVIAEELNKSPQTIRRHLKQEGITFAEIKENVRRDIAIYHLKQQETPIKNIAYLVGFSEPSAFIRAFKNWTGLTPGEFREKSRASE; encoded by the coding sequence GTGAATACCAATACGTCTCAGTCATCCTATTCGGTACATCAGGTCGCACTCGATCTGCTCTTGGCAGGATGTGTTAGTAAAGGGTTAAAGCCTGCCGATTTACTGGAAAAAATTGGTGAACAACGCAACTTTTTCAGTATAGAAGGTAATCGCCTTCCATCACGTAAGTTAGGCAAATTGCTACGACTTGCGAGCATTACCCTGAACGATGAAACGTTGGGCTTTTTGCAACGTCCAACCAAACTTGGTGGTACAGAGCTCGCGCTGACCAGCGCCATGAGCGCAACCACACTAAAGCAAGCCATACAAAATCTCGGACGTTTCTGTTCACTCGTTCATGACGATATGAACCTCATCCTCACCGAATCCGAACAGGAAGCGAAGCTGTCACTGCATTTATCACCCATGCAAAGCAGCACGCCCGTGGCTCAAAAGCCCGCAATTTTTGTCATGATGGTGTTGCTGTTTCTGGTGCGTTGGATGTCGTGGTCGGTTAATCGTCAGGTGATGCTTAATCACGTCACCATGCAAGCGCCCGAGCCGGTTTTCGCCGAAGACGTAGACACCATCTTCCCATGCCAGCATAGCTTTCATCATATTGAAAACGCCTTGATATTCAGCCGTGACTATCTGGATTTGCCTCTGGAACATAAAGCCGAAGACGTGCCCGCATTCGTCAAAACCCTGCCCGATTTTGTCACCACGCGCTTTGTCGATTCCAACCTGACAGGCCAGATAAAACGCATGTTGAAAAAGCGCGACAATATCGAGTCTCTACCGTTAAAAGTGATTGCCGAAGAGCTGAATAAAAGCCCGCAAACCATACGCCGACATCTAAAACAGGAAGGTATTACCTTTGCTGAAATCAAAGAGAATGTGCGCCGCGATATCGCCATTTATCACTTAAAACAACAAGAGACGCCAATCAAGAATATTGCTTATCTGGTGGGATTTTCAGAACCCAGTGCTTTTATTCGCGCTTTTAAGAACTGGACAGGACTAACACCGGGCGAATTCAGAGAAAAATCTCGCGCCTCAGAGTAG
- a CDS encoding TonB-dependent receptor, with protein sequence MIKTKYSKIHLMVALSLTGSLGFIGQNALAQEDAAAPPEEVIALEKIIVTSQRRVENLQDVPLSVQAMSAEGIERASIDKIEDLQLYIPNLSMTETGISTQTYIRGIGSGNNQGFEQSVVQYIDGISYARPQLTRAPFFDMQRAEVLRGPQSILFGKNAVAGALNLTTAEVSEYSEGKLMAQLGEHGIREYQAMFNFPIVEDKMFGRLSLRSYKEDGYVKNTYTDSDEPQRDDFSVRGKLHYLATDNLTINIKAEHSTFDTKGRQIEIIQDEGNPGNAFATTLGAGFGLTEAITETDLDYRRQADGGDYSKNDSTSYVLDVNYDWNQYEVRFTAAFVEYEYDDLCDCDYIAAPLFTVPMQEDYEQTSYELRIASDTAQTISWQAGLFYQEAELNFNDKILIPTGNVGSPSLSVIPTAVAALTGNVALGQSMSGTSAARDFEQDSEHFSVFSQATWNISDALKISAGLRWSTEDKTGYREINIYDTDTGNITTSPYAPIVYNNLFAIENQQLTGHELNGSRSESSLDPSINIQYYFDPDTMIYLSRTEGSKSGGFDARANTVDSFEFEDEGAISYELGLKTTFWDNRAQINIAAFQIDYDNLQVSQFDGTLGFVVSNADAEISGVEIDGRVALMEDLTLAYALSYLDHEYTDYVNGNCYYRQGSDTTNPDFQARYNPETGLCNYNGLSGQYTPKFNANLNLDYYYPLGDYNLHLNGNLAYVSEQDIHQNLDPNFKIGGYSKMDLRVSFEAEEWSISLLGRNITDKEMITYAGNSPLSGTFGADTIYAFVAPPATWTLAFNYRY encoded by the coding sequence ATGATTAAAACAAAATATTCCAAAATACACCTTATGGTGGCACTCAGCTTAACGGGATCTCTTGGCTTTATTGGGCAAAACGCACTTGCTCAAGAAGATGCAGCAGCTCCCCCTGAAGAAGTTATCGCTCTGGAAAAGATCATCGTTACATCACAGCGCAGGGTTGAAAATCTGCAAGATGTTCCACTGTCTGTTCAGGCAATGTCGGCAGAAGGCATTGAACGCGCTTCTATCGACAAAATTGAAGACCTGCAACTCTACATTCCCAACCTGTCGATGACCGAAACCGGTATCAGCACTCAAACCTACATTCGAGGCATCGGTAGCGGTAATAACCAAGGCTTTGAGCAATCGGTCGTGCAATATATTGACGGTATTTCCTACGCCAGACCCCAACTTACCCGCGCCCCCTTTTTCGACATGCAGCGCGCGGAAGTGCTACGCGGCCCTCAAAGTATTCTGTTCGGTAAAAACGCGGTTGCAGGTGCATTAAACCTGACCACTGCCGAAGTGTCTGAGTATTCCGAAGGCAAGCTGATGGCTCAGCTCGGTGAACATGGTATTCGTGAATACCAAGCCATGTTTAACTTCCCCATTGTTGAAGACAAGATGTTTGGTCGTTTGTCATTGCGTAGCTACAAGGAGGATGGCTATGTGAAAAACACTTACACCGATAGCGACGAACCTCAGCGCGACGACTTTTCCGTGCGAGGCAAATTGCATTATCTCGCCACCGACAACTTAACCATTAATATCAAAGCTGAACACAGCACTTTTGATACTAAAGGGCGTCAAATCGAGATCATTCAGGATGAAGGCAACCCCGGCAATGCATTTGCCACAACCTTGGGAGCAGGATTTGGCTTGACCGAAGCCATCACAGAGACGGATTTGGACTATCGCAGACAAGCCGACGGCGGCGATTACAGTAAAAACGATTCCACCAGCTATGTGCTTGATGTGAACTACGACTGGAATCAATACGAAGTTCGTTTTACTGCCGCCTTTGTTGAATATGAATACGACGACTTGTGCGACTGTGACTATATCGCCGCACCTTTGTTCACCGTCCCCATGCAAGAGGACTATGAACAAACCAGTTACGAGCTGCGCATTGCTTCTGACACGGCTCAAACCATTTCATGGCAAGCCGGGCTTTTTTATCAGGAAGCTGAGTTAAACTTTAATGACAAAATCCTTATCCCAACAGGCAATGTTGGCTCCCCATCATTAAGCGTGATCCCAACCGCAGTAGCCGCACTAACGGGCAATGTCGCATTGGGGCAATCCATGTCAGGCACCAGTGCAGCGCGTGATTTTGAACAAGACTCTGAACATTTCTCGGTATTCTCACAAGCCACCTGGAATATCAGCGATGCACTAAAAATCAGTGCAGGTTTGCGCTGGTCTACGGAAGACAAAACCGGCTATCGTGAAATCAATATTTACGATACCGACACAGGCAACATCACCACTAGCCCGTATGCGCCTATCGTCTATAACAACTTATTTGCCATTGAAAACCAACAGCTGACAGGGCATGAATTAAATGGAAGCCGTTCTGAAAGCTCGCTGGATCCAAGCATTAATATTCAATATTACTTCGACCCAGACACCATGATTTACCTGTCGCGCACAGAAGGTTCAAAATCAGGCGGCTTTGACGCACGCGCCAATACAGTCGATTCTTTTGAATTCGAAGATGAAGGGGCGATTTCCTACGAATTGGGTCTGAAAACCACATTCTGGGACAACCGCGCCCAAATCAACATCGCCGCCTTCCAGATTGACTACGACAACCTTCAAGTCAGCCAGTTCGACGGTACATTGGGCTTCGTAGTGAGCAATGCCGATGCGGAAATCTCAGGCGTTGAAATTGATGGTCGAGTGGCCTTAATGGAAGACCTGACATTGGCCTACGCCTTGTCTTACCTTGACCACGAGTACACAGACTATGTCAATGGCAACTGTTACTACCGCCAAGGTTCAGATACAACGAACCCGGATTTTCAAGCCAGATACAACCCTGAAACCGGCTTATGTAACTACAACGGTTTGTCGGGGCAGTACACGCCGAAATTCAATGCCAACCTGAATCTGGATTACTACTACCCACTGGGTGATTACAACCTGCATTTAAACGGCAACCTGGCCTATGTTAGCGAGCAGGATATCCATCAAAACCTGGATCCAAACTTCAAAATTGGCGGCTATTCGAAAATGGATTTGAGAGTGAGTTTTGAAGCCGAAGAGTGGTCAATTTCATTGTTAGGCAGAAACATCACCGACAAAGAAATGATCACCTACGCAGGTAACTCACCGCTTTCCGGAACCTTTGGTGCCGACACCATTTATGCTTTTGTTGCGCCACCAGCCACATGGACACTAGCGTTTAATTACAGATACTAA
- a CDS encoding DUF2489 domain-containing protein: MLIYLMIAIALIIIAGLSWYAASLLLQLKKQNENQRAQRTERNLNIAESIEGIVLAMEQGQCDYSEGVIRLCVLLDHFAPEKPVDFQQTYPQMHLFYSQIKDMATHSKRAALPKNERMKQDVERLKYEAESKAVIEQNELPKLKEYITLFLQQNTK; encoded by the coding sequence ATGCTTATTTACCTAATGATTGCCATCGCTTTAATTATCATCGCGGGACTGTCGTGGTACGCAGCATCATTGTTATTGCAACTAAAAAAACAAAATGAAAACCAAAGAGCGCAGCGAACAGAGAGAAATCTGAATATCGCCGAGAGCATTGAGGGTATAGTGTTAGCAATGGAGCAAGGCCAATGTGATTATTCAGAAGGCGTGATACGCTTATGCGTTTTACTGGATCACTTTGCGCCAGAAAAGCCTGTCGACTTCCAACAAACCTACCCACAAATGCACCTTTTTTATAGCCAAATCAAAGATATGGCGACACACAGCAAACGTGCCGCCTTACCCAAAAACGAGCGGATGAAACAAGACGTAGAACGCTTGAAATACGAAGCAGAAAGTAAAGCGGTTATTGAACAGAACGAGTTGCCAAAGTTAAAAGAATATATAACGCTATTTTTACAACAAAATACGAAATAA
- a CDS encoding acyl-CoA dehydrogenase family protein produces the protein MIPRTLFDSEHELLRDSLRRFLENEVVPHYEEWEKAGEVDKALWKKAGEQGFLSPMVPEEYGGLGLDFLYNTIVTEEIGRMGLNGLGWQLHSDIAVPYITRLGTEEQKQKYLPGTVSGDIVTAIAMTEPGAGSDLQGVKTTARRDGDEYVINGSKTFITNGQHADLIIVVVKTDPSAGAKGTSLILVEANTPGFERGTNLDKIGMKSQDTSELFFNDVRVPVSNLLGQENQGFVHLMEELPQERLTVAVHAMSICESVLQQTVEYVKERQAFGKSVATFQNTQFVLAQLDAEITATRVFIDRCIELHVKKELSTVEASKAKLLATELQGKVVDQCLQLFGGYGYMLEYPIARAFADARVMRIYGGTSEIMKLIIGRDLLADK, from the coding sequence ATGATCCCACGTACCTTATTTGATTCAGAGCACGAATTATTGCGCGACAGCTTACGTCGCTTCCTTGAGAACGAAGTTGTTCCCCATTATGAAGAATGGGAAAAAGCGGGAGAAGTCGACAAAGCATTATGGAAAAAAGCTGGCGAGCAAGGTTTTCTTTCGCCAATGGTGCCAGAAGAATACGGCGGTTTAGGCTTGGACTTCCTCTATAACACTATTGTTACCGAAGAAATCGGTCGCATGGGATTAAATGGCCTGGGTTGGCAGCTTCATTCTGACATTGCCGTTCCTTATATCACCCGTTTAGGTACAGAAGAGCAAAAACAAAAGTACCTGCCAGGTACAGTATCTGGTGACATCGTCACAGCCATCGCTATGACAGAACCCGGTGCAGGCTCAGACCTGCAAGGCGTAAAAACCACTGCGCGCAGAGATGGTGACGAGTATGTCATCAATGGCTCAAAAACCTTCATCACTAATGGTCAACATGCAGACTTAATTATCGTTGTTGTTAAAACCGATCCCAGTGCTGGTGCAAAAGGCACCAGTTTGATTCTGGTAGAAGCAAACACGCCAGGATTCGAGCGCGGCACAAATCTGGATAAGATTGGCATGAAGTCGCAAGACACGTCCGAGCTTTTCTTCAATGATGTTCGCGTTCCGGTTAGCAACTTGCTTGGTCAGGAGAATCAGGGCTTTGTTCACTTAATGGAAGAACTGCCACAAGAACGTTTGACCGTTGCCGTTCACGCTATGTCGATCTGTGAGTCTGTACTGCAACAAACCGTTGAATATGTGAAAGAACGTCAGGCATTTGGCAAGTCAGTGGCTACATTCCAAAACACCCAATTCGTTCTGGCACAACTGGATGCAGAAATCACAGCAACGCGGGTATTTATCGACCGCTGCATTGAGCTACACGTTAAGAAAGAGCTGTCTACAGTTGAAGCATCGAAAGCCAAACTGCTGGCAACAGAACTGCAAGGCAAGGTCGTTGACCAGTGTCTGCAATTATTCGGTGGCTATGGTTACATGCTGGAATATCCGATTGCTCGGGCTTTCGCTGATGCCCGTGTTATGCGCATCTACGGCGGAACCAGCGAAATCATGAAGCTGATCATTGGCAGAGATTTACTGGCAGATAAGTAA